Proteins encoded in a region of the Methanofastidiosum sp. genome:
- a CDS encoding TIGR04084 family radical SAM/SPASM domain-containing protein encodes MHYHIILTTKCNSQCRYCYEKSMNDFDADIEQKVTLDLSAPESSEIDVNALKKFINKDKNPVIIFYGGEPLLQINKIKEIIDNIDVPFRMQTNGKLLDKLPIEYLDKIGRILVSIDGDKERTDSNRGKGTYNLVMKNISEIEEKGYSGEIIGRMTLNPESPDIFEQVLHLIDSGFSSVHWQIDAGFYAYDYDKEKFSLFVKEYNSSITKLIDYWVSQMRTQKVLKLYPFIGIVESLLKGEKTFLRCGAGHSGYAIRTDGKLVACPIMTWIQDFVCGDLDSDPTELKKFPMAERCKNCEIKNICGGRCLYWQHLKLWPEDGNALICNTIKHLVIELKNKMPEIKELIDKELISYKDFEYEKYFGPEIIP; translated from the coding sequence ATGCATTATCACATCATACTGACAACGAAATGCAATTCACAGTGCAGATACTGTTACGAAAAATCAATGAATGATTTTGATGCAGATATTGAACAAAAAGTCACTCTTGATTTATCTGCACCTGAATCTAGCGAAATCGATGTGAATGCTCTTAAGAAATTTATTAATAAGGATAAAAATCCTGTAATTATCTTCTATGGAGGGGAACCTCTCCTCCAAATAAATAAAATCAAGGAAATCATTGATAATATTGATGTGCCTTTTAGAATGCAGACGAACGGAAAGCTTTTGGACAAACTTCCGATAGAATATCTAGATAAAATTGGTAGGATTTTAGTTTCTATTGATGGCGATAAAGAGAGAACTGATTCGAATAGAGGTAAAGGAACTTACAACTTAGTAATGAAGAATATTTCAGAAATAGAAGAAAAAGGTTATTCTGGAGAGATTATTGGCAGGATGACTTTAAACCCAGAATCACCAGATATTTTTGAACAAGTCTTACATTTGATTGATAGTGGCTTTTCATCCGTCCATTGGCAGATAGATGCAGGCTTTTACGCATATGATTATGATAAAGAAAAATTTAGTTTATTTGTAAAAGAATACAACAGTTCTATCACAAAGCTTATCGATTATTGGGTAAGTCAGATGAGGACTCAAAAAGTCCTAAAACTTTATCCATTCATTGGAATAGTTGAGAGCCTTCTCAAAGGCGAGAAAACATTTCTAAGATGTGGTGCAGGCCATAGTGGGTATGCTATACGCACAGATGGAAAATTGGTGGCTTGCCCAATCATGACTTGGATTCAAGATTTTGTTTGTGGTGATTTAGATTCTGACCCCACAGAATTAAAAAAATTTCCAATGGCAGAAAGATGCAAGAATTGTGAGATTAAGAATATTTGTGGCGGGAGATGCCTCTACTGGCAGCACCTAAAATTATGGCCAGAAGATGGAAATGCATTAATATGTAATACAATTAAACATCTTGTAATAGAGCTAAAAAATAAAATGCCTGAAATTAAAGAACTTATTGACAAAGAGCTAATCAGCTACAAAGACTTTGAATATGAAAAATATTTTGGGCCTGAAATAATACCATAA
- a CDS encoding HAMP domain-containing sensor histidine kinase, producing the protein MTKKNLNVLVFSIISFFIVLLWFIAFPIDTSFNGGKLLFEGTYLFLVVVMLFHVLKLNIRTFTFGWAMFSYGLLVDFLDEFTIESELFNTYLEGILISIGLFIVVFGFFKSVTIEKRETDEIKDLNNTLKLLNKILRHDILNNISVTLMSLEMLNTKDTKLKDKAIKAMNKSVDLINKVREFENDISSDNDISTYNLKEIIDEVVKNYDVNINLHGNFKIKVKNTFSSVIDNIIRNAVVHGKADKIDIYFSKKGDYEIKIVDNGRGIPDDNKQKVFDENFSSGENKGTGLGLYIVKELLKRSNGEIKVEDNKPKGTIFTISIKSDNIK; encoded by the coding sequence ATGACCAAAAAGAATCTTAATGTTCTTGTGTTTTCTATTATTAGTTTTTTTATAGTATTATTATGGTTTATTGCGTTTCCAATCGATACCTCATTTAACGGGGGCAAGCTATTATTTGAAGGAACTTATCTTTTCTTAGTTGTAGTAATGCTATTTCATGTTCTTAAATTGAATATCCGAACATTTACATTTGGTTGGGCAATGTTTTCTTATGGATTATTGGTGGACTTTCTAGATGAATTCACTATAGAATCTGAACTCTTCAATACTTATCTAGAAGGAATCTTAATTTCTATTGGTCTTTTCATAGTTGTATTTGGATTTTTTAAATCTGTTACAATAGAAAAACGAGAAACAGATGAAATAAAGGATTTGAACAATACATTGAAGCTCTTAAATAAAATATTAAGGCACGATATATTAAATAATATTTCAGTGACTCTGATGTCATTAGAGATGCTAAATACTAAAGATACAAAACTCAAAGATAAGGCCATTAAAGCAATGAATAAGAGTGTAGACCTGATCAATAAGGTACGGGAATTTGAAAATGACATCTCTTCTGATAATGATATTAGTACCTATAATCTGAAAGAGATAATTGATGAAGTAGTAAAGAATTACGATGTTAATATTAATCTCCACGGCAACTTTAAAATTAAAGTCAAGAATACATTTTCTTCAGTTATAGATAATATTATTAGAAACGCCGTTGTTCATGGAAAGGCGGATAAAATTGATATCTATTTTTCTAAAAAGGGTGATTATGAGATAAAAATAGTAGATAATGGAAGGGGCATTCCAGACGATAATAAACAAAAGGTCTTTGATGAAAATTTCAGTTCCGGTGAAAATAAAGGTACTGGTCTTGGTCTTTACATAGTAAAAGAGCTTCTCAAAAGATCTAACGGCGAAATTAAGGTAGAAGACAATAAACCAAAGGGAACAATTTTTACAATTAGTATTAAATCTGATAATATCAAATAG
- a CDS encoding DUF2207 domain-containing protein, producing the protein MAESKQITVLVLVTLLIGATALLLLPKGPIIFEGDLVVDNYEVTFLSDGTLSERYTYEVKNSGQYRMLFRYWDDMLSFERLGRSYIEFVNVKYPSGTIGYAKDYKGDVRLFGDESHSYTIDSLAYTNEVGAYNPSYFNKGKYEIEYTYILHPPIQYDSEVSHLNLKLQREHIPIKNFKIMIAKESIVKVYPHPPNLKVSEDQNYIIITGTSPENELLEIELLLKPEYINTINGFPENISGVRQKTEMANLLYTVPFYAAKFLYALTSLLLIIVPFIFLYIYYRRGKEKSFTVPEFLSFVPNDKLKPWVVNLLFKGEANTFDMNAFYATLLDLHKRHKIEIKEKENPKYITIKLKDKTDLDHFETKVIEFIEKVGSDGVVDTETISSLAKSARKDVMNQKTMLSYQSSLNGITNVKSTDRMIIKNYIVEGRTRPLPVLLFGILFVVISIIMLIFIPFATNASSSLIASIIIVIQSIIAMAFPTTLFGLWKNDSYKEKLEWDAFTKFLSDLALMRKYSPDDILMWGEWLVYGTALGVGDKVEAAMKALNVNIQDVNVVPYHAINRSFIPISSYAPPSSGGGGSGGFGGGGGFGGGGGFGGGGVGGR; encoded by the coding sequence ATGGCTGAATCAAAACAGATTACAGTACTAGTGCTAGTTACGCTTTTGATAGGCGCAACTGCACTATTGCTACTGCCTAAAGGCCCAATCATTTTTGAGGGCGACCTCGTAGTGGATAACTATGAGGTTACTTTTCTTTCAGATGGCACTTTATCTGAGAGATATACATACGAAGTAAAAAATTCTGGGCAGTATAGGATGCTTTTCAGATACTGGGATGACATGCTTTCATTTGAAAGACTTGGAAGGTCCTATATTGAATTTGTAAACGTAAAGTATCCTTCTGGAACTATCGGTTATGCTAAAGATTACAAAGGTGATGTGAGATTATTTGGAGATGAATCCCACAGTTATACCATAGACTCTTTGGCGTATACAAATGAAGTGGGCGCATACAATCCTTCATACTTTAATAAAGGCAAGTATGAGATAGAATACACTTACATCCTTCACCCACCTATTCAATACGATAGTGAAGTCAGTCATTTGAATCTAAAACTCCAGAGAGAACATATACCAATAAAAAATTTTAAGATAATGATTGCAAAAGAAAGTATAGTAAAAGTCTATCCACATCCACCTAATTTAAAAGTTTCAGAAGATCAAAACTATATTATTATTACTGGAACTTCTCCAGAGAATGAACTTTTAGAAATCGAACTTCTCTTAAAGCCAGAATATATTAATACCATAAACGGTTTCCCAGAAAATATAAGTGGAGTTAGACAGAAAACAGAAATGGCTAATTTACTCTATACTGTACCATTTTATGCGGCAAAGTTTCTTTACGCCTTAACAAGTCTACTGCTTATAATAGTTCCATTCATATTCTTATATATTTATTACAGACGTGGAAAAGAAAAAAGCTTTACAGTGCCGGAATTTTTGAGCTTTGTTCCTAACGATAAATTGAAACCTTGGGTAGTCAATCTTCTGTTTAAAGGTGAGGCAAATACTTTTGATATGAATGCTTTCTACGCAACACTTTTGGACCTTCATAAAAGACATAAAATTGAGATAAAAGAGAAGGAGAATCCAAAATATATCACAATTAAACTCAAAGATAAAACTGACCTAGATCATTTTGAAACTAAGGTAATTGAGTTTATTGAAAAAGTAGGGTCTGATGGAGTTGTTGATACTGAAACAATATCCTCCCTAGCTAAGAGTGCAAGAAAGGATGTTATGAACCAAAAAACTATGTTAAGCTATCAATCATCCCTAAACGGCATTACAAATGTGAAATCTACTGACAGAATGATTATTAAAAACTATATAGTTGAGGGAAGAACTAGACCTCTCCCAGTATTGCTTTTTGGGATACTCTTTGTAGTCATTTCTATTATTATGCTCATATTCATACCTTTTGCAACTAATGCATCAAGTTCTCTTATTGCTTCCATAATAATTGTTATCCAATCTATAATCGCTATGGCATTTCCAACAACACTATTTGGGTTATGGAAAAATGACAGCTATAAAGAAAAACTTGAATGGGATGCTTTTACTAAGTTCTTATCCGACCTCGCATTGATGAGAAAATATTCTCCAGATGATATCCTCATGTGGGGAGAATGGCTTGTATATGGAACTGCACTTGGAGTAGGGGATAAAGTAGAAGCTGCAATGAAAGCTCTGAATGTAAACATACAAGACGTAAATGTAGTTCCTTACCATGCGATAAATAGGTCTTTTATTCCAATTTCATCCTACGCGCCCCCCAGCAGTGGCGGTGGCGGTAGTGGAGGATTTGGAGGCGGAGGCGGATTTGGTGGTGGCGGTGGCTTCGGTGGAGGCGGCGTTGGAGGTCGTTAA
- a CDS encoding LemA family protein, with the protein MDLSILLILGVVVVIAIGLIGIFVGIYNRFFALKNSAEATLGQIRVALKKRLDMIDQLLGAVKSYAKFEKETLENITKYRASIGSASPEAISEIDRQSAGILGRLIAVAENYPDLKTSTTVVNLMESVKTVEDEIARQRYTYNNIAQQFNTMLDTIPSNIVGRIIGLIKLEYLKFEEAIETRPKIEF; encoded by the coding sequence ATGGACTTATCAATTTTGTTAATACTTGGAGTTGTAGTTGTTATAGCAATTGGTCTTATTGGGATATTTGTTGGCATCTACAACAGATTTTTTGCATTGAAGAATTCAGCTGAAGCAACTCTTGGGCAGATAAGAGTCGCCCTAAAAAAGCGTCTTGATATGATTGACCAGCTATTGGGTGCTGTAAAGAGTTACGCAAAGTTTGAGAAAGAAACATTGGAGAATATTACAAAATACCGTGCAAGTATTGGAAGCGCTTCTCCTGAGGCAATAAGTGAAATTGATCGTCAAAGTGCGGGCATATTGGGAAGACTTATTGCAGTAGCAGAAAACTATCCAGATCTTAAAACTTCAACTACAGTAGTTAACCTAATGGAATCAGTAAAAACTGTAGAAGATGAAATTGCAAGACAAAGGTATACCTACAATAACATAGCCCAACAGTTTAACACTATGCTTGATACAATACCCTCAAACATAGTTGGAAGAATCATCGGACTCATAAAACTAGAATACCTTAAATTTGAAGAGGCTATTGAAACAAGGCCAAAAATTGAGTTTTAG
- a CDS encoding ferric reductase-like transmembrane domain-containing protein, whose product MSRKNSRINIKKIVPLGLLNKINRNQFGYKSLGIIFFFGLITFLIWLFNRMGGNFQFLLVIAKVSALIGICLLSLTIFLSLRWHFMESFFGGLDKVYKAHHFLGQITMIVILLHPLFLIIRVFPNLNLISIYIVPGLNIPYTYGIVSFILLVILLVFTLVIRLPYKIWHLTHKFMGIVLIFATWHALVAGRDIIQYPVLRIWILMFSLVGIISYFYMLFFYQLIGPKVRAEVKDVKIMGDITEIKFETLGKKMNFNPGQFIFIKFLNLEKSFEIFPFSISSSTNDELIRISAKKSGDFTSYHLPKVNVGDKVYLYGPYGRFGEKSLFEKKDMIWIAGGIGVTPFLSMLKYKDLPKNNKIDFLWSCKDETNAIYDKEIKEIIKNKNNIRYRIWASNDLGRLSAQDIIQLSGAKEKITNKLIFICGPNEMMMELADQFIKLGVKPRNIIFEDFNLI is encoded by the coding sequence ATGAGTAGAAAAAATTCAAGAATCAATATAAAGAAAATAGTTCCATTAGGATTACTTAACAAAATCAATCGAAATCAATTTGGGTATAAGAGTCTTGGGATTATATTTTTCTTTGGATTAATCACTTTTTTAATATGGCTCTTCAACAGGATGGGTGGGAATTTTCAATTCTTATTAGTTATTGCTAAAGTATCGGCATTGATTGGAATATGTTTATTATCTTTAACAATTTTTTTATCCCTAAGATGGCATTTCATGGAATCATTTTTTGGGGGCCTCGATAAAGTCTACAAAGCTCATCACTTTTTAGGGCAGATTACAATGATTGTGATACTACTGCACCCTCTTTTTTTAATTATCAGAGTCTTTCCCAACCTGAATTTAATATCAATATACATTGTCCCTGGATTGAATATTCCTTATACGTATGGGATTGTTTCTTTTATCCTCCTTGTTATTCTTTTGGTATTTACTCTTGTAATAAGGCTACCTTACAAAATCTGGCACCTCACACACAAGTTTATGGGAATCGTTCTAATATTCGCTACCTGGCATGCATTAGTTGCAGGGCGAGATATAATTCAATATCCAGTACTTAGAATATGGATTCTTATGTTCTCATTAGTCGGAATTATTTCATATTTCTATATGCTATTTTTCTATCAATTAATTGGCCCTAAAGTAAGGGCCGAAGTTAAAGATGTCAAGATCATGGGGGATATAACTGAAATTAAATTTGAAACACTTGGCAAAAAAATGAATTTTAATCCTGGTCAATTTATCTTTATCAAGTTTTTAAATCTTGAAAAATCATTTGAAATATTTCCATTTTCTATATCAAGTTCTACGAATGATGAGTTGATTAGAATCTCGGCAAAAAAATCAGGAGATTTTACTTCTTATCATCTACCAAAAGTAAATGTTGGGGATAAGGTATATTTATACGGGCCGTATGGTAGATTTGGCGAGAAATCTCTTTTTGAAAAAAAGGATATGATATGGATTGCAGGCGGGATAGGAGTAACTCCTTTTCTTAGTATGTTAAAATATAAAGATTTACCAAAAAATAATAAGATTGATTTTCTATGGTCCTGTAAAGATGAAACGAATGCAATCTACGATAAGGAAATAAAAGAAATTATCAAAAATAAAAATAACATCCGATATAGGATATGGGCCTCAAACGATCTCGGAAGACTTTCTGCACAAGATATAATTCAATTATCAGGTGCCAAAGAGAAAATCACTAATAAATTAATTTTTATATGTGGCCCCAATGAAATGATGATGGAACTTGCAGATCAATTTATCAAACTGGGCGTTAAACCAAGAAATATAATTTTTGAAGACTTCAATCTTATTTAG
- a CDS encoding helix-turn-helix domain-containing protein, with protein sequence MIDCTIFKTLDIVGKKWSLLILLELYRGETKDKRFNELKRGLRGITPKILSLRLSELEDQGLIKKNIDNSKVPIKCEYSLTESGEDFIHIIQEIKDWGLKWKFDNPECSATYCKQCQLALE encoded by the coding sequence ATGATCGACTGCACTATTTTCAAAACACTTGATATTGTGGGCAAAAAATGGTCTCTTCTAATTTTATTAGAGTTATATAGAGGTGAGACTAAAGATAAGAGATTTAATGAATTAAAAAGGGGTTTAAGAGGAATAACGCCTAAAATTCTCTCATTACGGCTTTCTGAACTAGAAGATCAAGGACTTATCAAAAAAAATATAGATAATTCTAAAGTACCAATAAAATGTGAGTATTCTCTAACTGAAAGTGGAGAAGATTTTATCCACATAATTCAAGAAATTAAAGATTGGGGCCTTAAATGGAAATTTGATAATCCTGAGTGTTCAGCTACATATTGTAAACAGTGCCAGTTGGCCCTTGAATAA
- the cooS gene encoding anaerobic carbon-monoxide dehydrogenase catalytic subunit, with product MEGDRVSHHESVKKMYKKIKDDNITNIWDRYEAQGFGGDPDKRCPFCQGGVRCDLCSNGPCRSDASIDKRGVCGITADGMAMRMMLLRNVLGTSTYHYHTEQTIKTLRATAKGETPFQIKEPEKLKSFAKRLGVDTSGSINEIALRFCDFVEEDFNRKYSEQSKIVEILAPPERKNAWKKLGIFPGGVHGEMMFATSSCLTNVDGYYVSLALKAMRIGIAMAYQSQIINEFTQDILFGIPRPHKMRVDLGILDPDYVNVLPNGHEPFLGFAMIQLARKEEWQQKAKAVGAKGLRIIANIETGQEIIQRWEMDDVFYGFTGNWIMQEAVMASGCIDIFVADMNCSMPIDPIYAKKYKFKLVPASEVVAFEGITERMDYLPNEAENQAASLLQMAIDNFKERRSSIDPVVGLPTKEAIVGFSTESIVEALGGTIEPLLNAIKDGTIRGVAGMVSCTSLRDSGQDVHTIKMVTELIKRDILVLSLGCGNAAVQVGGLCSLEAKDKAGPGLKKICTLLNIPPVLSYGTCTDTGRLADLIGVISKALGDVPVPDLPVAAVAPEYMEQKATIDAIFALAFGLYTYVNPVPPVTGGPNLVKLLTVDCKDITGGILNVEKDPIKASDAILSHIESNRRKLGI from the coding sequence ATGGAAGGCGATAGAGTATCTCATCATGAATCTGTAAAAAAAATGTATAAGAAAATTAAAGATGACAATATAACAAATATTTGGGATAGATACGAGGCTCAAGGATTTGGGGGAGACCCAGATAAAAGATGTCCTTTCTGCCAAGGTGGAGTTCGATGTGACCTTTGCTCAAATGGTCCATGTCGTTCTGACGCCTCAATTGATAAAAGAGGGGTCTGTGGGATTACCGCAGATGGCATGGCAATGAGAATGATGCTTTTGAGGAATGTATTGGGTACTTCGACTTACCATTATCACACCGAACAAACAATAAAAACTCTAAGGGCAACTGCCAAAGGCGAAACTCCTTTTCAAATAAAAGAGCCAGAAAAATTAAAATCATTTGCTAAACGACTTGGAGTGGATACAAGTGGAAGCATTAACGAAATTGCTTTAAGATTTTGTGATTTTGTTGAAGAGGACTTTAATAGAAAATATTCTGAGCAAAGCAAAATTGTAGAAATATTAGCTCCGCCAGAGAGAAAAAATGCATGGAAAAAACTTGGGATATTTCCAGGGGGCGTCCATGGAGAAATGATGTTTGCCACGAGCTCATGTTTAACAAATGTAGATGGATACTATGTAAGTTTAGCCTTAAAAGCAATGAGAATTGGAATAGCCATGGCTTACCAAAGTCAAATCATAAATGAGTTTACTCAAGACATTCTTTTTGGGATTCCAAGACCTCATAAAATGAGGGTAGATCTGGGAATTTTAGATCCAGACTATGTTAACGTTTTACCCAACGGCCATGAACCCTTCTTGGGATTTGCAATGATTCAGCTTGCAAGAAAAGAGGAATGGCAGCAGAAGGCAAAGGCTGTAGGTGCCAAAGGTCTAAGAATAATAGCAAATATTGAAACAGGCCAAGAAATAATCCAGAGGTGGGAGATGGACGATGTTTTCTATGGATTCACTGGCAACTGGATTATGCAGGAAGCAGTAATGGCAAGTGGTTGCATTGATATATTTGTGGCAGATATGAACTGTTCAATGCCTATTGACCCGATATATGCGAAGAAATACAAATTCAAATTAGTACCTGCAAGCGAAGTTGTAGCATTTGAAGGCATTACTGAAAGAATGGATTATCTCCCAAATGAAGCAGAGAATCAGGCTGCATCACTTTTACAAATGGCAATTGACAACTTCAAGGAGAGAAGGAGTTCAATTGATCCAGTTGTAGGCCTCCCAACGAAAGAAGCTATAGTTGGATTTTCAACTGAAAGTATAGTTGAAGCATTAGGTGGAACAATTGAACCTCTATTAAATGCAATTAAAGATGGTACAATAAGGGGTGTCGCTGGAATGGTTTCATGCACTTCTTTGAGGGATTCAGGCCAGGACGTTCACACAATAAAAATGGTAACTGAGTTGATAAAGAGGGATATACTAGTTTTATCTCTTGGTTGTGGAAATGCTGCGGTACAGGTTGGTGGGCTCTGTAGCTTAGAGGCTAAAGACAAGGCAGGCCCAGGACTAAAGAAAATATGTACTCTCTTGAATATCCCTCCAGTATTAAGTTATGGAACATGTACTGACACAGGAAGGCTTGCAGATTTAATTGGTGTAATTTCTAAGGCTTTAGGAGATGTACCTGTACCAGATTTACCCGTTGCTGCAGTTGCACCAGAATATATGGAGCAGAAGGCAACTATAGATGCGATATTTGCATTGGCATTTGGATTATATACCTATGTCAACCCAGTTCCTCCTGTAACAGGTGGCCCAAATCTTGTAAAACTTTTGACCGTCGACTGCAAAGATATTACAGGCGGGATATTAAACGTTGAGAAAGATCCGATTAAAGCATCTGACGCAATCCTTTCTCACATTGAATCGAATAGAAGAAAACTAGGGATATAA
- a CDS encoding 4Fe-4S binding protein codes for MVKREIININEEKCNGCGICVPNCPEGALQIIDGKARLVSDLFCDGLGACIGNCPEGAIFVEEREAEEYDERKVMQNIVKHGKNTIKAHLQHLKDHGADKYLKQAKDFLEEKGIENPIKEESHLHRTSCPGSKIMEFSKEENKVNETGKRSSQLRQWPIQLHLVSPNAPYFLGKDVLLAADCTAFSIGDFHKDFLKGKTLVIACPKLDSNRDVYVEKIKKMIDEAKINTLTVLVMEVPCCSGLLQIAKKALDSATRKIPIKLIVVGIKGDVIKEEWI; via the coding sequence ATGGTAAAGAGAGAAATAATCAATATTAATGAGGAAAAATGCAATGGATGTGGGATTTGTGTTCCCAATTGCCCTGAAGGAGCGCTTCAAATAATAGATGGCAAAGCGAGATTAGTTAGTGATCTATTTTGTGATGGACTTGGAGCCTGCATTGGAAACTGTCCAGAAGGTGCTATATTTGTTGAAGAAAGAGAAGCTGAAGAATACGATGAAAGAAAAGTAATGCAGAATATAGTAAAACATGGAAAAAATACTATCAAGGCTCATCTTCAGCACTTAAAGGATCACGGTGCAGATAAATATCTAAAACAGGCAAAAGATTTCCTTGAAGAGAAAGGTATAGAAAATCCTATTAAGGAAGAAAGTCATCTACATAGGACATCTTGTCCAGGTTCAAAAATTATGGAATTCTCAAAAGAAGAAAATAAAGTAAATGAGACAGGAAAGAGGTCCTCTCAACTTAGACAATGGCCAATTCAACTTCATCTGGTCTCACCAAATGCACCTTATTTTCTTGGCAAGGATGTTTTACTTGCCGCAGATTGTACAGCCTTCTCGATAGGTGATTTTCACAAAGATTTCCTTAAGGGTAAGACATTAGTAATAGCATGCCCAAAACTTGATTCAAATAGAGATGTCTATGTAGAGAAAATAAAAAAGATGATAGATGAGGCAAAGATTAACACATTAACAGTTTTAGTAATGGAAGTCCCGTGTTGCTCTGGTCTTCTTCAAATAGCCAAGAAGGCTTTAGATAGTGCAACTCGAAAGATTCCGATAAAATTAATAGTAGTTGGGATCAAAGGAGATGTAATAAAGGAGGAATGGATATAA
- a CDS encoding arsenate reductase ArsC — protein sequence MKKKVLFVCTHNSARSQMAEGLLNNICENAFEAYSAGSAPTRINPFSIEALKEIGIDISSHYSKSTEDFMNMQFDYVITVCDNAKETCPFFPGAKNYMHKRFEDPSSVEGTNEDKLNAFRKSRDEIKRWIIEFFCNNS from the coding sequence ATGAAGAAAAAAGTTCTTTTTGTTTGCACACATAATTCAGCTAGATCACAAATGGCTGAAGGCCTATTGAATAATATTTGTGAGAACGCCTTTGAGGCATATAGTGCAGGCTCGGCACCTACTAGGATAAATCCATTCTCCATTGAAGCTTTGAAAGAAATAGGAATTGACATATCCTCTCATTATTCAAAAAGTACTGAAGATTTTATGAACATGCAATTTGATTACGTGATTACAGTTTGTGATAATGCTAAAGAAACATGCCCATTTTTTCCTGGTGCGAAAAATTACATGCACAAAAGATTTGAAGACCCTTCCAGTGTAGAAGGAACAAATGAAGATAAATTAAATGCTTTTAGGAAATCTAGAGACGAAATAAAGCGATGGATAATAGAATTCTTTTGTAATAATTCCTAG
- a CDS encoding cupin domain-containing protein: protein MDIMEKGFWKDLNKTMQFPKEGIFSTVLALSKTYNYTLMCLSAGTNIDTHTSTKAGIVQVLSGTGTFTLVDEEIEMTPGVFIFMPKNAPHSLKAKDNLAILLGLTD, encoded by the coding sequence ATGGATATAATGGAGAAAGGATTTTGGAAAGATTTGAACAAAACTATGCAGTTTCCAAAAGAGGGCATTTTTAGTACTGTATTGGCATTGTCCAAAACATACAACTATACATTGATGTGTCTATCTGCTGGGACAAATATAGACACACATACTTCAACTAAGGCGGGGATTGTACAAGTTTTAAGTGGAACAGGTACCTTTACACTTGTTGATGAAGAGATTGAAATGACCCCGGGGGTATTTATTTTCATGCCTAAGAATGCACCCCATTCTCTCAAAGCTAAGGATAATCTGGCAATATTATTGGGTTTAACAGATTAA